The Candidatus Sulfotelmatobacter sp. DNA window TTTCTAGTGACCCGCTCACCTCAGAATTCTTGTCAGACCTGCCGGACTTGCTCAGCCGTTACGTTGACCAAGCAGCGGTATCAGCTGGCACGGCGCCCTCGGTAGACTCGATCCTAGGCCGACTAACCGAGTCGCTTCGGACTAGTCTTGCGGTGTCAGAGATTACTCCGCCGAAGACAATCGCCGTCGAGCCTAGGGAGCTTTCGGGAGCCCTGCTTCAGGAGGTGTTCTTAACGCTGAGCAGGGCGATGAACCTTCGGCCAGATGACTTTGTCCCTTTGCAGCGAAAGGGCTCTCAGGGTCAAGGACGGAAGTTTGATGGGCCAACCCCGAGCGGAAGTCAGCGATTCCCTGAGTCAAGAATTTGGCAGCTCGCTCACTGCTAGAGAATCCCCGCCGTCCCTGGGGTCACGATCCGGTTCAGGTCGTGGCCCCAACATCTTGCTCTAGCCCCCAAGACGATTCGCTCAGAATTGCCCAACTAGCACAGTTCTGACACAATTCTGTGCCTTCGCCCGCTCCTCGCCCACCCGCTGCCTCGCTAACACATTGCCATTCCTCATGCCGGGAGCAGGACTCGAACCTGCACGGGGTCACCCCCAGCGGATTTTAAGTCCGCTGCGTCTACCTTCCGCCATCCCGGCACTTCGGCCAACTGGTTCCGGAACCAGTTCCTTCATCCGTTACTTGAAGCAACGCGCCCCGGGCCAGTGATTATTCCAGCACGCGGACCTCTGGTTGCGGCCACGCGTCCCGTCTCTCTTCCCACTGTCCTTAAGGACAGTTCGCCTCGCGTCGCCATGGTCCCTGCGGACAGTTCCCTCCCGCAATAAGTGAGAACGCCCGGGCCTCACTTCGAGAGCCCGGGCGTCGCAGGCGAAAGAGTCGGTTCGCCCGCTAGTGTCCAGGCCCCGCCGAGGGCGCTAACGCGTCCACCACGCGCACCGCCGGATAGCGCGTGAGGAATCCCTGCACCGCCCAGCCGAACACGCCGAGGAAGCCGATCGTCACGCCGATCTCGGGCAGCCCCACCCACACCTTGGCGGGATTGACCGACGGCATCACCAGCACGTGCCGCTCGAGCCACACGCCCGACAGCACCAGGGTCGAGAACAGGCTCATCCAGAACGGGCTCGACTTGGTGGTCTTGTTCATCAGCCCCAGGAACGGAATCAGGAAGATCATGTAGAAGCAGGCGAACGCCAGCGGCCGCCACGGATTCTCGAAGCGGATGAATACCCACCAGGTCTCTTCCGGCATGTTCGCGTACCAGATCGGCAAGTACTGCGACCAGAACAGGTAGATCCAGAAGATGCAGAAACTGAAGATCACCTTGCCGATGTCCCAGAAGTGATTGGGCGTGATGTAGGCCTCGAGCTGGTAGCGCGAGCGCACCTGGGTCGCGATCAGCGCCACCATGCACATGCCGGCGAGGAACGCGCCGGCGTACACGAACCAGCCGAACAACTGGCTGGTCCAACTCGGCGTCAGGCACATGATGAAGTCCCAGCCCATCACGCTCATGAACACCACGAAGGTCAACACGATCTGCGGCGACAGATGCGCGGTCTCGTGCATGAAGCGCTCGTCTTCGGCCTCGTCGCCCTTCCAGTCGGCCGAGAGCTTCTCGTACTCGCCGCGCAGCTCGGGGGCCACGTGCGGCAGCAGCAGCTTGGCGTCGCGGCGCAGCGAGACGCGCACCAGCTTGCTGGCCAGGAACCAGAACAGCGCGATCCCGCCCACGGTGCGAATCCACAGGAAGGGAACGTTCAGGAACGGCCGCTGCCACGGATACATGCCCACGCCGCGCGTCCACGGCAGGTAGGTCCACACGCCGGCGGCGAGCAGGATCACCATGAAGCCGAGGCCGAACGGGATGTACGAAGTCAACGACTCGCCGATACGCTGAATGGGTCCGCCCCAGCGGCCGTTGCAGAGCCGGATCGCCGCCGACAGCACCACGCCGCCCATGGCCAGGCCGAGCCAGTAGATGGTGTTGATGGCGTAGCTGCTCCAGGCGCGCCGCGGCTCGCTCATCAGCAGGAACGCGAACGCCGCCGCGCCGATCAGCATGCACGCGATCCAGATCTGTCGCCGGCGCGCATTGGGACGCACCGGGAGCTTGGACGCCAGATCCTTGAGGATCGCCTCGTGGCTCATCGCGGGCTGGTCTTCTGCATGTGGCGGATGAAGTTCACCACGTCCCAGGCTTCCTGCGGCGTCACCTGCGCGCCGTACGACGGCATCACCACGCCGCCGTGACGCATGTACGAGAAGATGTAGCCGTCCTTCCTCTCGCGCGTGGGCTGGGCCAGCAGATCGGGCGGCGGCATGAACAGCGCCGCCACCGGGCCGTTGCCGGCGAGCGTCGGTCCGTGGCACGGAATGCAGGTCTTCATGAACTTGCGCTGGCCCCGCGCGATCGACGAATCGTCGGCGGCCTGCGGGTTCACCAGCGTCTCGCCGAGCCTGGTCGCGAGCTCGATCCCTTCGAGGCCGTGGGTGATGTCCTTGCCCTGAATCGGCACGCTGGTCGAATCGGGCGGGCGCATCTCGCCGTGCTGCGGCACGAACGCGACGGTGCGGCGCATGTCGCGGTACGGGTAGTACTGGAGATGCGTCACCGACAGGAACGCGTCGTTCAGGCCCTGGCGCACCGAGCCGAGCGAGAACAGCACCAGGATCAGGCCCACGAACGCGGCGAGCGCCTTAAGCATGGACCTGCACCTCTTCGGCGTTCTGGCCGCCCAGCATCTTCTCGACGCGCTTCACCGCTTCACCCTCGCACGGCACCCAGATGCCGATCCGATCCTCACTGAAACGCGGGTCGTAGGGCGCCGCCTGCTTCACCTCGGGCAGCCGCGACAGCGACAGCATGCCGAGCAGATTGGTGAGCCCGGCGAGCAGGATCATCGATTCGTAGCTGATGATCATGAACGGCGGTAGCGAGGTGAGCTCCTTCCCTCCCACCACCAGCGGATAAGCGATGCAGGTGTAGATGCAGAGCGAGAGCCCGGCCGTGAAACCGAGCACCCCGCCCACGAACGTCACCCAGCGCACGATCGACGTGCCCTGCTCGAGCGCGCGCTCGATCTCGTGGTAGGGAATCGGCGAGAACACGCGCAGATCCGCGTGCCCCGAGGCGCGCAGCGTGCGCACCGCTCCCGCGGCGTCGTCCACGTAGTAATAGATGCCCATCACGCCCTTGAACTTGGGCGGCGGCGGCATCAGCAGCTTCTGGAGGGCGCCGATCATCCGTGAGC harbors:
- a CDS encoding cytochrome c, with protein sequence MLKALAAFVGLILVLFSLGSVRQGLNDAFLSVTHLQYYPYRDMRRTVAFVPQHGEMRPPDSTSVPIQGKDITHGLEGIELATRLGETLVNPQAADDSSIARGQRKFMKTCIPCHGPTLAGNGPVAALFMPPPDLLAQPTRERKDGYIFSYMRHGGVVMPSYGAQVTPQEAWDVVNFIRHMQKTSPR
- a CDS encoding DUF3341 domain-containing protein, whose amino-acid sequence is MIGALQKLLMPPPPKFKGVMGIYYYVDDAAGAVRTLRASGHADLRVFSPIPYHEIERALEQGTSIVRWVTFVGGVLGFTAGLSLCIYTCIAYPLVVGGKELTSLPPFMIISYESMILLAGLTNLLGMLSLSRLPEVKQAAPYDPRFSEDRIGIWVPCEGEAVKRVEKMLGGQNAEEVQVHA